Proteins co-encoded in one Chloroflexota bacterium genomic window:
- a CDS encoding amidohydrolase family protein: MTDQIIDVSGHFGAVPFARAAWTPAEVVDRASAVGITHTYVTALSGIYHEAGLGNADALAAAARHGELTAAAVVDPRSGSRVLDQVEESIDAGVRLFRAFRGAQGAWPPHEATFLAAARRIADAGLVLMADLGNPIGELTEFMHALGDLDLTIVFANVAYATLGEALTVMRSDPRVHLESHRLCRPDTLELIASDVGADRVLFGTSGPPFNALSALNLVRHANLPEPDRRLILAGNALRLIEGREVADRATPGLTPNPFGPPVRGPETVPIIDIHAHNGAWPYADATSRDNHGITTLERLMVKYNVEQTFASSALAITNDFRRGNRELVERSRGRGTIRPLVTITPHDVAGSCEEMDRWYPEPHVVGAKLHTQLSRVPIGDPRMAALFQEVAARGKPVVNHVMALGGFDPPTETQQVDGIVELAATHPDLTVVAYHGGGLDWERMLELAAPLPNLYVEYASSWPQDNPVRAAVERLGPSRVMFGTDMDLLSPSLMVGLVDSAGLDPAAYAAVMHGNARRVFRLGLARSP, translated from the coding sequence ATGACCGACCAAATCATCGACGTATCCGGGCACTTTGGCGCCGTGCCCTTCGCCCGCGCCGCGTGGACTCCGGCGGAGGTCGTGGACCGCGCGTCGGCCGTGGGGATCACTCACACCTACGTCACGGCGCTCAGCGGGATCTACCACGAGGCGGGCCTGGGCAACGCCGACGCCCTCGCCGCGGCCGCACGGCATGGCGAGCTGACGGCAGCCGCAGTGGTCGACCCGCGCTCCGGCAGCCGGGTGCTGGACCAGGTCGAGGAGTCGATTGACGCCGGCGTGCGGCTGTTTCGCGCGTTTCGCGGCGCGCAAGGCGCCTGGCCGCCGCACGAGGCGACGTTTCTGGCCGCCGCCCGCCGGATCGCCGACGCGGGCCTGGTGCTGATGGCCGACCTGGGCAACCCCATCGGTGAGCTGACGGAGTTCATGCACGCGCTGGGCGACCTGGATCTGACGATCGTTTTCGCCAACGTGGCCTACGCCACGCTGGGCGAGGCGCTCACGGTCATGCGGAGCGATCCCCGAGTCCACCTGGAGAGTCACCGGCTCTGCCGCCCCGACACGCTGGAGCTGATCGCGTCTGACGTGGGCGCCGACCGCGTGCTGTTCGGGACCTCCGGGCCGCCCTTCAACGCGCTGTCGGCGCTCAACCTGGTGCGACACGCCAACCTGCCCGAACCGGACCGCCGGCTCATCCTGGCCGGCAACGCGCTGCGGTTAATCGAAGGCCGCGAAGTGGCCGACCGGGCGACTCCCGGTCTTACGCCCAATCCGTTCGGCCCGCCCGTGCGGGGTCCCGAGACCGTGCCGATCATCGACATTCACGCGCACAACGGCGCCTGGCCGTACGCCGACGCCACCAGCCGCGACAACCACGGCATCACCACGCTCGAGCGGCTGATGGTCAAGTACAACGTGGAGCAGACGTTCGCCTCATCGGCGCTGGCCATCACCAACGACTTCCGCCGCGGCAACCGGGAGCTGGTGGAGAGAAGCCGTGGACGCGGCACCATCCGCCCGCTGGTGACGATCACGCCCCACGACGTCGCCGGATCGTGCGAGGAGATGGACCGGTGGTATCCCGAGCCGCACGTTGTGGGGGCCAAGCTGCACACACAGTTGTCCCGCGTGCCCATCGGCGATCCGCGAATGGCCGCCCTGTTTCAAGAGGTCGCCGCTCGTGGCAAACCTGTGGTGAATCACGTGATGGCGTTGGGCGGATTCGATCCGCCGACCGAAACCCAACAGGTGGACGGCATCGTCGAGCTGGCGGCAACGCATCCGGACCTGACCGTCGTGGCCTATCACGGAGGCGGTCTGGATTGGGAGCGGATGCTGGAGCTTGCCGCGCCGCTGCCCAATCTTTATGTCGAGTACGCCAGCTCGTGGCCGCAGGACAACCCGGTGCGCGCGGCCGTCGAGCGGCTGGGACCGAGTCGCGTGATGTTCGGAACGGACATGGACCTGCTCTCGCCGTCGCTCATGGTCGGGCTGGTAGACAGCGCCGGTCTCGATCCCGCCGCCTACGCCGCGGTGATGCACGGCAACGCGAGGCGGGTGTTCAGGCTGGGGCTCGCGAGGTCGCCATAA
- a CDS encoding type II toxin-antitoxin system prevent-host-death family antitoxin: protein MQVNMHEAKSQLSRLGERAWEGEEVVIAKAGKPYLRLVPFRPENKPRRLGDLKGQIWIAPDFDETPEEVIKAFEGDL from the coding sequence ATGCAAGTCAACATGCACGAGGCCAAGTCGCAGCTCTCGCGACTCGGCGAGCGGGCCTGGGAGGGCGAAGAGGTCGTCATCGCGAAGGCGGGCAAGCCGTATCTGCGGCTGGTGCCCTTCCGGCCAGAGAACAAGCCGCGAAGGCTTGGCGACCTCAAGGGCCAGATCTGGATCGCTCCCGACTTCGATGAGACGCCCGAGGAAGTCATCAAGGCCTTCGAAGGCGACTTGTGA
- a CDS encoding type II toxin-antitoxin system VapC family toxin: MRRLLMDTHVLLWALGAEQMLGNDVRQALTDPRNDVFVSAASVWEVAIKSALGKLRAPEHLAAAVEAAGFTELPVTFIHAEQAGSLPTIHGDPFDRMLVAQAQIEGLTLVTADANMLRYPVRTMAARDGV; the protein is encoded by the coding sequence GTGAGGCGCCTGCTGATGGACACCCATGTGCTCCTGTGGGCACTTGGGGCCGAGCAAATGCTTGGAAACGACGTGCGTCAAGCCTTAACCGATCCGCGGAACGACGTATTCGTCAGCGCGGCTAGCGTCTGGGAAGTCGCTATCAAGAGCGCGCTCGGGAAGCTGCGAGCCCCCGAGCACTTGGCCGCGGCGGTTGAGGCAGCCGGATTCACCGAGCTTCCGGTGACGTTCATTCACGCCGAACAGGCGGGGAGCCTGCCCACGATTCATGGCGATCCGTTCGACCGGATGCTGGTGGCGCAGGCGCAGATCGAAGGGCTCACCCTGGTGACCGCCGACGCCAACATGCTGCGCTACCCCGTCCGCACGATGGCGGCGCGGGACGGCGTCTAG
- a CDS encoding HAD family hydrolase: protein MRTSLRPRLLALDVDGTLTWPGVGPDSDVIRSLGDVAAQGVTVVVATGRGTYATAEVVRELPGSAYAVLNNGGIVRCVSDGHVLRGRHMTHAAAAAVLGVYRDWGMAGIWVETPFAGERYLCDGAWWTHAPTRLYLSTKLPIIRPMPSTAIAAPPVEVFAFGDREAVAGAERRINEELAEVVSTVSWWSERLGAGGLESLPAGGTKGEAVAWLAGELGIDASEVVAVGDDRNDIEMLQWAGRGVAMSHAPPDVQVAADEVATIEGPPAVRQVMRDVWGV from the coding sequence ATGAGGACTAGCCTGCGCCCCCGACTCCTCGCGCTCGATGTGGACGGCACGCTGACGTGGCCCGGCGTGGGACCAGATTCAGACGTGATTCGCTCGCTCGGCGATGTCGCCGCGCAGGGAGTCACGGTTGTCGTCGCTACTGGCCGCGGGACATATGCCACCGCCGAAGTCGTGCGCGAGCTTCCCGGCTCTGCCTATGCCGTCCTCAACAACGGCGGCATCGTACGGTGCGTCAGCGACGGGCACGTACTGCGAGGCCGGCACATGACCCACGCCGCCGCCGCTGCGGTGCTCGGGGTCTATCGAGACTGGGGCATGGCCGGAATCTGGGTCGAGACTCCCTTCGCCGGCGAGCGTTACCTGTGCGACGGCGCGTGGTGGACCCATGCCCCGACGCGGCTCTACCTGTCGACCAAGCTGCCGATCATTCGCCCCATGCCCAGCACGGCAATTGCCGCGCCGCCCGTCGAGGTGTTCGCCTTCGGCGACCGTGAAGCCGTGGCCGGCGCCGAACGCCGAATCAATGAGGAACTTGCCGAGGTCGTCTCGACGGTGTCCTGGTGGAGTGAGCGGCTCGGTGCGGGAGGCCTGGAATCCCTGCCCGCCGGTGGGACGAAAGGGGAAGCCGTGGCCTGGCTGGCCGGCGAGCTTGGAATCGACGCTTCCGAGGTCGTAGCCGTCGGCGACGACCGCAACGACATCGAGATGCTGCAATGGGCCGGCCGCGGCGTCGCCATGTCGCACGCTCCGCCCGACGTGCAGGTGGCCGCCGACGAAGTGGCCACCATCGAAGGGCCGCCGGCCGTGCGGCAGGTCATGCGGGATGTCTGGGGCGTCTGA
- a CDS encoding zinc ribbon domain-containing protein, translated as MPVFDYRCPDCRRRSTKLFKTFAAVQDPPCPHCGSDRLERLLSRVTIVRSGASDDGAGDEDFSGMDAAMEGLESGDPRSLARMTRQMSEEMGEALPDEFEPMLRRMEAGEMPDDAEFEDVASDLDDGGDAFDED; from the coding sequence GTGCCAGTCTTTGACTACCGCTGCCCCGACTGCCGGCGGCGCTCCACCAAGCTCTTCAAGACATTCGCCGCTGTGCAGGATCCGCCGTGTCCCCACTGCGGCTCGGATCGGCTGGAGCGCCTGCTGTCGCGCGTCACCATCGTCCGCAGCGGTGCGTCGGACGACGGCGCGGGCGACGAAGATTTCTCGGGTATGGACGCCGCCATGGAAGGCCTGGAGTCCGGCGATCCGCGCAGCCTCGCCCGCATGACGCGCCAAATGAGCGAGGAGATGGGCGAAGCATTGCCCGACGAATTCGAGCCCATGTTGCGGCGCATGGAGGCCGGCGAAATGCCCGACGACGCCGAGTTCGAGGACGTGGCTTCCGACTTGGACGATGGCGGCGACGCGTTCGATGAGGACTAG
- a CDS encoding glycosyltransferase family 9 protein, with protein MRRWEPSKDWRRRHGLRAHTVTALCRAAALVIRPAPPGVHALPPSPFSAVVIKPLALGDVLRTTPFLHALRRAHPDARITYAVGDYARRTLENNPHIDDMLDMGQLGTPRRYDAQAYLGLARRLRQGRFDVAVILDRSPLMALLPYLARIPYRIGLHNKGRGFAHTTRVPIADDEHEVDAYLRVARAMGIDTSDVRCHFRPSVSDEAAADRLHQEFGAAPGSPLVIMAPGGGLNPGAVDVSKRWTAAGYAHVADALIERRDATVVLVGLPSDASSNAAVRSAMHEPAIDLSGQTGFGQLAALIGRGDLFVGNDSTAAQLAACVGTPSVTVFTTTEPWVYGPYAPNAVWVYRGSPTSGLVESPDVAEVEQAALDLLPNRTEGAAG; from the coding sequence ATGAGGCGTTGGGAGCCCAGCAAAGACTGGCGCCGCCGCCATGGCTTGCGAGCGCACACGGTCACGGCGCTGTGCCGCGCGGCCGCGCTTGTCATCCGTCCCGCGCCACCCGGCGTTCACGCGCTGCCGCCCTCGCCATTCTCCGCGGTCGTCATCAAGCCGCTGGCGCTAGGCGACGTGCTGCGGACGACCCCGTTCCTGCACGCCCTGCGCCGGGCTCATCCCGACGCACGGATCACCTATGCCGTCGGCGACTACGCCCGGCGCACGCTCGAAAACAATCCCCACATCGACGACATGCTGGACATGGGACAGCTCGGAACGCCACGCCGGTACGACGCGCAGGCCTATCTGGGTCTCGCCCGACGGCTTCGACAGGGCCGATTCGATGTGGCCGTGATCTTGGACCGCTCGCCGCTCATGGCGCTCTTGCCCTACCTCGCGCGCATTCCCTACCGCATCGGCCTCCACAACAAAGGGCGCGGGTTTGCGCATACCACGCGGGTCCCCATCGCCGACGACGAACACGAAGTCGATGCCTACCTGCGAGTCGCACGGGCCATGGGGATCGATACCAGCGACGTTCGCTGCCACTTTCGCCCCTCGGTAAGCGACGAAGCGGCCGCCGACCGTTTGCACCAAGAGTTTGGCGCCGCGCCCGGATCCCCGCTGGTGATCATGGCTCCCGGCGGCGGCTTGAATCCGGGCGCGGTGGACGTCTCGAAGCGCTGGACCGCGGCGGGCTATGCACATGTGGCCGACGCGCTGATCGAACGCCGCGATGCAACCGTGGTGCTGGTGGGCCTGCCGTCGGACGCCAGCTCCAATGCCGCCGTGCGCTCGGCCATGCACGAGCCGGCGATCGACCTGAGCGGGCAGACCGGGTTCGGACAGCTCGCGGCGCTCATCGGGCGCGGCGACCTGTTCGTGGGCAACGACTCGACGGCGGCGCAGCTCGCCGCCTGCGTGGGCACGCCGTCGGTCACCGTCTTCACCACGACAGAGCCGTGGGTCTATGGACCCTACGCCCCAAATGCGGTCTGGGTGTATCGCGGCAGCCCCACGAGCGGCTTGGTGGAGAGCCCGGACGTCGCCGAGGTGGAACAGGCGGCCCTGGACTTGTTGCCGAATCGGACCGAGGGGGCCGCAGGCTAG
- a CDS encoding A/G-specific adenine glycosylase — MTSHLQIERRFRTAFQDRLIRWYRAHRRDLPWRETRDPYHVAVSELLLQQTQASRVAPVYREFVRRYLTIEDLHRAPAEEVSALTDPLGYHIRGKWLKAMAAVVVADHGGRMPDSLEGLRRLPGLGPYAAAAVHTFGNGKRAPLVDTNIARVYTRAVGLPAEGSAYRDSRRLTELAEALTPARRFYDYGQGLMDLGATVCTARVPDCPRCPLRKLCRDLAGGPPVAEWRVDGVPMAAERTAGYRVGSGATPRRAAATDS; from the coding sequence GTGACTAGCCATCTGCAAATCGAACGCCGATTTCGGACGGCGTTTCAGGACCGCCTCATTCGCTGGTACCGCGCGCATCGGCGTGACCTGCCGTGGCGTGAAACTCGCGATCCCTACCACGTGGCCGTGTCCGAGCTGCTGCTCCAGCAAACGCAGGCGTCTCGGGTGGCGCCGGTATACCGCGAGTTCGTGCGCCGCTACCTGACCATCGAGGACCTTCATCGCGCGCCTGCCGAGGAGGTCAGCGCGCTGACCGACCCGCTCGGCTATCACATTCGCGGCAAGTGGCTGAAGGCCATGGCGGCCGTCGTCGTCGCGGACCACGGGGGCCGCATGCCGGATTCGCTCGAGGGACTGCGGCGCCTTCCTGGCCTCGGCCCGTACGCGGCGGCTGCCGTGCACACCTTCGGCAACGGCAAACGCGCGCCACTGGTGGATACCAACATTGCACGGGTCTACACCCGGGCCGTCGGGCTCCCGGCCGAGGGCTCGGCTTACCGCGATTCCCGCAGGCTGACGGAGCTTGCCGAGGCGCTGACGCCGGCCCGGCGCTTCTACGACTACGGGCAGGGCCTCATGGACCTCGGCGCCACCGTGTGCACGGCGCGAGTGCCGGACTGCCCCCGGTGTCCGTTGCGCAAGCTTTGCCGTGACCTCGCGGGCGGTCCGCCCGTGGCCGAATGGCGCGTCGACGGCGTGCCCATGGCGGCCGAACGCACGGCAGGCTATCGCGTCGGATCGGGGGCTACGCCGCGTCGGGCGGCAGCGACGGACTCGTGA
- a CDS encoding LCP family protein: protein MTDLPGVEQRVTFLLLGIDQADSFEGNTDVIMLVSLDPESGSALVLSIPRDLCLDTCDTHSTRVNEIFKRQGMEPLQATLHNITGLPIDYFLLVNFYGVERIIDALGGVNVWSPREFDERFVYLDTDEEIRLVLEPGSNTLNGREAVAYGRSRKYDPGGDFARICRQQQVMRGLREQALSPALIVNIPAVLEELGGAFRTDFPLEQLPALADLALRTPPQRVHSFAVHSRGGELLQWFTGEDGAFLLRPDLVSIRDFVADAFARSLETPTNAAGEPVFIADNCEAYYPS from the coding sequence GTGACCGACCTGCCCGGGGTCGAGCAGCGCGTCACATTCCTGCTGTTGGGCATCGACCAGGCAGACTCATTCGAGGGCAACACGGACGTCATCATGCTGGTCAGCCTGGACCCCGAGAGCGGTTCGGCTTTGGTGCTCTCGATCCCGCGCGATCTCTGCCTGGACACCTGCGACACGCACTCCACCCGCGTGAACGAAATCTTCAAGCGCCAGGGCATGGAGCCGCTTCAAGCGACCCTTCACAACATCACCGGCCTTCCCATCGACTATTTCCTGCTGGTGAACTTCTACGGCGTGGAACGCATCATCGATGCGCTGGGAGGCGTGAACGTCTGGTCGCCGCGCGAGTTTGACGAACGGTTCGTCTACCTGGACACCGACGAGGAGATTCGCCTGGTCCTGGAGCCGGGCTCGAACACGCTCAACGGTCGGGAGGCCGTCGCCTACGGCCGCTCGCGCAAGTACGACCCGGGGGGCGACTTTGCCCGCATTTGCCGCCAGCAGCAGGTGATGCGCGGCCTGCGTGAGCAGGCCTTGTCACCGGCGCTGATCGTGAACATCCCCGCCGTGCTCGAGGAGCTCGGCGGCGCGTTCCGCACTGACTTTCCGCTCGAGCAGCTCCCCGCGCTGGCCGACTTGGCCCTTCGGACCCCTCCGCAGCGGGTGCACTCGTTTGCCGTGCACAGCCGCGGCGGCGAGCTGCTGCAGTGGTTCACCGGCGAGGACGGAGCGTTTCTCCTCCGACCCGATCTGGTCTCGATTCGAGACTTTGTGGCCGACGCGTTCGCACGATCCTTGGAAACCCCGACGAACGCGGCCGGCGAGCCGGTCTTCATCGCCGACAACTGCGAGGCCTACTACCCGAGCTAG
- a CDS encoding NHL repeat-containing protein — protein sequence MIPRPFGRRTLLAGLALAPLAGMAVRTVSAQDDDEPLAVTLAAIRGVGRDSSPWGVAVDDDGFLFASDSRASRIVRISPDGFELLVLVDEEGDTGSISRPKGVALGPNGLLYVVDGGNRRIQVFTRDGEFRSQWGGQGGGEGQFNAPRGIAVDADGFVYVADGFNDRVQKFGPDGSFVAMWGSRGEEPGEFSTPNGIAVGPSGLVYVADTFRDRVQVFSSTGEFWRFAVTAPAVRNPVGVAVDQAERLYVTEEADHRVAVFEPDGALVGRFGGEGVEENEFRFPQGIAVDDDGRIYVADSLNSRVQVFESPLSQTAPPPEAEDLAVGIALDDAAPGPLQHSLTDWRVRLDGELLTAGFATYFGATGGLRRWGYPTSDPWREVPGVISQWFQRGVMDWNLDTFSGKRKVFSRPAWDLIGGGLDGAPNLGIEPTLFSDQEGMIVGTWGHRVSNFAVDGTVTGFLDFFEQFGGALAFGAPRTEARVDTGAPGTIIAPGAEPGVIRQYFQNAVFESWPHSGDSVQLRLLGDALRNRKYPDGAWRMLPAFLDSDFVRSGEARNFPRLGTAEG from the coding sequence ATGATTCCTCGCCCCTTCGGTCGACGCACGCTCCTTGCCGGCCTGGCGCTGGCGCCGCTGGCCGGAATGGCGGTGCGAACGGTGTCCGCGCAGGACGACGACGAGCCCTTGGCGGTCACGCTTGCCGCCATCCGTGGAGTGGGCCGCGATTCCTCGCCGTGGGGCGTCGCCGTCGACGACGACGGGTTTCTCTTCGCCTCGGACTCACGCGCCAGCCGCATCGTCCGAATCTCTCCGGATGGCTTCGAGCTTCTGGTTCTCGTCGATGAGGAGGGTGACACTGGGTCCATCTCCAGGCCGAAAGGCGTCGCGCTAGGACCCAACGGGCTGCTCTACGTGGTCGACGGCGGCAATCGACGCATTCAGGTCTTTACGCGGGACGGCGAGTTTCGCAGCCAGTGGGGCGGTCAAGGCGGCGGTGAGGGCCAGTTCAACGCGCCGCGCGGTATCGCGGTCGACGCCGACGGCTTCGTCTACGTCGCCGACGGCTTTAACGACCGCGTCCAGAAGTTCGGGCCCGACGGCTCGTTCGTCGCCATGTGGGGCAGCCGCGGCGAGGAGCCGGGAGAGTTCAGCACGCCGAATGGCATCGCCGTTGGGCCTTCGGGCTTGGTGTACGTGGCCGATACGTTTCGGGACCGGGTGCAGGTCTTCAGCTCGACCGGGGAGTTTTGGCGGTTCGCCGTAACCGCGCCGGCGGTCCGCAACCCCGTGGGCGTGGCCGTCGACCAGGCGGAGCGGCTGTACGTCACCGAAGAAGCCGACCACCGCGTGGCCGTGTTTGAGCCCGACGGCGCACTGGTCGGGAGATTCGGCGGCGAAGGCGTCGAGGAAAACGAGTTTCGATTCCCGCAGGGCATCGCCGTGGATGACGACGGCCGGATATACGTCGCCGATAGTCTCAACAGCCGCGTGCAGGTGTTCGAGTCGCCGCTCAGCCAAACGGCGCCGCCGCCGGAGGCCGAGGATCTGGCGGTCGGGATCGCGCTGGACGACGCGGCGCCTGGACCGCTGCAACACAGCTTGACCGATTGGCGCGTGCGGCTGGACGGCGAACTGCTGACGGCGGGCTTCGCCACCTATTTCGGAGCCACGGGCGGCCTGCGACGGTGGGGCTATCCCACGTCCGATCCCTGGCGCGAAGTGCCCGGCGTCATCTCGCAGTGGTTCCAGCGCGGCGTCATGGACTGGAACCTCGACACCTTTTCAGGCAAGCGGAAAGTGTTTTCCCGCCCCGCGTGGGATCTCATCGGCGGCGGTCTCGATGGCGCGCCCAATCTCGGCATCGAGCCCACCCTGTTTTCCGATCAGGAGGGCATGATCGTGGGCACGTGGGGTCATCGCGTGTCCAACTTCGCGGTCGACGGCACAGTGACGGGCTTTCTCGACTTCTTCGAGCAATTCGGCGGCGCGCTGGCGTTTGGCGCTCCGCGGACGGAGGCGCGTGTGGACACCGGCGCCCCCGGCACGATCATTGCTCCAGGCGCCGAGCCTGGCGTGATCCGCCAGTACTTCCAAAACGCCGTCTTCGAGAGCTGGCCCCATTCCGGCGATTCGGTGCAACTGCGGCTGCTTGGCGATGCCTTGCGAAACCGCAAGTACCCCGACGGTGCGTGGCGGATGTTGCCGGCTTTTCTCGATTCCGATTTCGTGCGCAGCGGGGAGGCCCGGAACTTTCCCCGCTTGGGGACCGCCGAAGGCTAG